From Ptychodera flava strain L36383 chromosome 2, AS_Pfla_20210202, whole genome shotgun sequence, the proteins below share one genomic window:
- the LOC139147771 gene encoding melanoma-associated antigen E1-like produces MKDLIGKHTFQVQRSSPMLLQWTILSCHHLMKNLIAKYSCQVQRSKSNDVTMDNIELQSTDEGPDCKTHLPSSEVKSNDVSMDNIELPSPGEGPDCKTNLPSSEVKSNDVTMDNTELPSPDEGPDCKTHLPSSEVKSNDVTMDNIELPSPGEGPDCKTNLPNSEVKSNDVTMDNIELPSPGEGPDCKTNLPSSEVKSNDVSMDNIELPSPDEGPDCKTNLPSSEVKSNDVTMDNTELPSLDEGPDCKKKLAKFRGQIQ; encoded by the coding sequence ATGAAGGACCTGATTGGCAAACATACTTTCCAAGTTCAGAGATCAAGTCCAATGTtgttacaatggacaatattgagttgTCATCACCTGATGAAAAACCTGATTGCAAAATACTcttgccaagttcagaggtcaaagtccaatgatgttacaatggacaatattgagttgcAATCAACTGAtgaaggacctgattgcaaaacacacttgccaagttcagaggtcaaatcCAATGATGTTTcaatggacaatattgagttgccatcacctggtgaaggacctgattgcaaaacaaacctgccaagttcagaggtcaagtccaatgatgttacaatggacaatactgagttgccatcacctgatgaaggacctgattgcaaaacacacttgccaagttcagaggtcaagtctaatgatgttacaatggacaatattgagttgccatcacctggtgaaggacctgattgcaaaacaAACCTGCCAAATTCAGAGGTCAAGtccaatgatgttacaatggacaatattgagttgccatcacctggtgaaggacctgattgcaaaacaaacctgccaagttcagaggtcaaatcCAATGATGTTTcaatggacaatattgagttgccatcacctgatgaaggacctgattgcaaaacaaacctgccaagttcagaggtcaagtctaatgatgttacaatggacaataCTGAGTTGCCATCACTTGAtgaaggacctgattgcaaaaaaaaacttgccaagttcagaggtcaaatcCAATGA